Part of the Vicinamibacterales bacterium genome, CACTGGTGGTACGTCGGCATGCGGCGTATCACCTGTGCCCTCCTCGACGACGCGGTCGGCCGCGGCCGACCGCTCGAAATCCTCGACGCGGGTTGCGGTACCGGCGGCGCGATGGAGTACATCGCGGACTACGGACGCGTGGTCGGCTGCGACTTCTCAGCCGAGGCGCTGGGGTTCTGCACCGCGCGCGGCCTCGGCCGGCTGGCGCGGGCGTCGGTCGACGCCCTCCCATACCCCGACAGCCACTTCGACCTCGTCGTGTCGTTCGACGTCATCAGCGATGGCGACGCCGATGACGAGCGGGCGCTCGGCGAATTCGCGCGCGTGCTGAGGCCGGGCGGACACCTGCTGCTGCGCCTTCCGGCGTTCTCCTGGCTGCGCGGGACGCACGACGCGGCCGTGAACGTGTCGCATCGGTTCACGAAGGGGGAGTTGCGCGGGCAGTTGCGCCGCGTGGGGCTCGAGCCCACGAAGATGAGCTACGCCAACATGTTCCTGCTGCCTGCGGCCGCGGCCAGGCGCCTGAGCGACCGCCTGCTGGCGCGCGGGGCGGTGGCGTCCGACCTCGCGATCGACGTCGGCGCGTGGAACGGCCCGCTCGCGTCGATTCTGAGCGCCGAGGCTCCGTTGATTCGTCGCGCCGGCCTCCCTCTGGGCCTCACGCTGATCGCGCTAGCCAGCAAAGCGTAGGAGTGCAGCTCGATGCGCCGTGGGTGGGACGCGCCCTGCACGTCACGCCCGCAGCCGCAGGTCGAGCACGGCAACACCCAGGCGACGGGTGTCGTCGCCGCCGAACTGCTCGGCTGGCACGAAGGTCGGCGAGTCGAACTTGACCCTGTACATTCGCCCCAGGTCGAACGGAAAGTCGATCTGCACGGTGCGTCGCTCGCCAGGCGCGCCGGGAAGATCCACCGTGGCCTCGGTCGTGAAGGTTCGCGCCTCGGGCTCGTAGGACTCCAGCCGTACCGTGGCGGGGCCCGGCGCCCCAAACCCGGGGCTGTAGTCGACGTCGAGCCTGCTGGCCGGAATGCGCACGAGCACGTAGGCGTTCGACCGGTCGCCGGTCCATTGACTGGTCGTACCGGGCACGGCCGGCTGGTACGGCCACCACCCCCGCCCGAACTTGTCGACCGCCTGCTCCGCGGCGTTCACGGGCGTCGTCTCGAACACCAGCAAGCATCCTTTGCATCGGCGGCAGAGCGGTTCGGTCATCGCGTCGGCCCTGATGCGGGCCCGATGCTCGCCGGCCAGCACGGCGCCGACATCGAGGTCCCCGACCCGCCCGAGATTCATGTCCCCTTCGTAGTCGAGGCAGCAGAGGACGTAGCGGCCGTCTGCCAGCACGCCGAGGCTGTCAGCCATGACGCAGCCCTGCGGCCCCGGGTTCTCCTCGATGAACACGAAGGCGCCAGCCGGGAGTGACCGCCGCAGAAACGCCTCTTCGCGGGTCCAGAGCTCGAACGATTTGAAGACGAGGAAGGCGTTGGGCAGGGGCATGTAGCCCCAGAAGGCATCCTCCTTCAGCCGGTGGAAGTCGGGTGGCAGCATCGCCCGTGTCGTGGCGATGCGGGTTCCGATCTGCGCCGCGTAGAGCGACCGCGCGCGGGCCCGCTCGGCCGCATAGGCCTCCGGATACCGCCGCCGCATCGTCCGGCCGAACGACTGCAGCCGACGCAGCGTCTTTCCAATCCAGCGCCGTTCCGACTTCTCGTCGGGAAAGTTCGGCCAGAGGTCCAGCGGGTAGTCCGACTGGATGCTCGGATCGTGATGCAGCACCCACGTGGACGCGACGTGGATCTCGAGGCGCGTGCCGCTGCCGTACCGGAACTTGTCCTCGGCCGTCGCGTAGGCCAGGTCGATCAGGTCGTCGACGCCCAGGCGCGGATAGCCGCGCAGGCGAAACGACTCGCGCGTGGCGGTCTGCAGGCTGAGCGCAAGCGTCAGGTTGGCGTGGCGGAGGAGTTCGCGGCGAACGGCGGGCGCGGCCAACTGCGTCATGTTGGTGATGAGCGTCACGGGATGGCCGTCCCGCTCGAGCAGGTCGAGGTATTCGAAGACCCGCTTGTTCAGGAGTGGCTCTCCGAGGACGTTCAACATCACCGGCGGGCGGGCGCCGGTCGCGTGCAGGCCGTCGAGAAATCGCCGGACGGTGGCGTCGTCGATCGTGCCTTTCGGCCGCCGCAGGAGGTCTGACGGGCAGAACTCGCAGTGCATGTTGCAGTGGCTCGTCAGCTCGATGAAGACGGTCCGCGGCGCAGTCATGAGAGGCGTTCCAGGATGAGGTCCGCCACGATTCTGGCGCCGCCCACGTCGGCCGGCTCTGGGCGGTCCTGGGACAGCAGTTCCTCGAGATACGGCTTCCAGTCGCCGGCGAACAGCGCCTCCTGTGGGATGAACTGCGACCGGACGTATCGCGGCATCTCCTGCACCAGGACTTCGTACTCGACGAAGTGGCCGCGCGAGGTGTAGAGCAGCGCCGTGTCGTGCGCCGCGCACTCGGCGATGATGCCGTAGCCCGGTTTGGTGGCCACCACATCGACGGCCGCGACGAGATCCTCGTAGCGCCAGCCCGCGCCGTACAGGGCCTGCTCATCGATGTCGATCACACCGCCCCCGCTCCGCCTGGCCGCGTCGGACATCTCCAGCTGACCGGTGACCACCGCCACATACTCGTCGCCAAAAACGCGGAACGCCTCCGGCGAGAGGCCCTTGAGGCCGTGGCCGCCGAACGACAGGAGCACCAGCTTGCGGTCGAGGGGCAACCCGAGGGCGCGCCGTGTTTCGGCCGGTTCCCGTACCGATCGGCGGGCCACCAGGGGGACGTCGATGGTGGCGTCGGCCGGCGCCATGTCGAACCCGCCCCACATGGGCAGGCGCACGAAGAGGTCGGCGTGCGCACAGGCGGCGCGAACGAGGGGAACGAGATTCGGCGCCCCGTGAAGTTCCGGTTCGTAGCCCTCGTAGATCCAGTCCCAGGTGAAGTTGCCCACCGCGACCGAGGGCAAGCCGGCGGCGTGCGCCGCGGCGAAGGCCAGCGGCGGGATGTCGCCGACCACGAGCGCGGCGCCGAGTCGATTGAGCACTTCGGCTTCGTCCCGGACTTTCGCGTCGAGATCCCGATAGAAGGATGCGGCCCGTCGCACGGTCTCGGTTTCGTCGAGACGCAGACCGTCGATCTGGACCACGCCCGTATCGCACTCGACGGGCTGAAAATCCACGGGGTGACGAAGCGTGAGGTCGAAGATCCACCGTCGTGCGCCCGTGCGGACGACGACGGGCAAGCCCGGGCAGCGGTCGCGGAGCGCGTTGATGATCTCGATGTCACGAGAGGCATGGCCGAAGCCGTGACCGGACACATACCAGACGACAGGTTGGCACATAGGTGGCTGGTCGTGGCTAGGCATCGATGGGCTAGGTTCCGTGGGCGTCCGGGAGCGCCACCCGCAGCACTTCCTCGATCGTGCGGGCGGGCACGAACCGCATGCCGTTCCGCACGCCCGGCGGGAGTTCCGCGAGGTCGGGTTCGTTGCGGTCGGGCAGGATGAACGTCGTGATGCCGTGACGCCTGGCTGCCAGCGCCTTCTCGCGGATGCCTCCCACGGGAAGTACGAGGCCGCTCAACGTGATCTCGCCGGTCATGGCGACGTCCTGCTGCACTGCCTCGCTCCGCACCGCTGACAGGATCGCGGTCGCCATCGTGACGCCGGCAGATGGTCCGTCCTTCGGGATGGCGCCGGCCGGCACGTGCACGTGCAGGTCGTGCTTCGTCATGAACTCCGGGTCGATGCCGAACGCGGCGGCGTTGGCCCGGATGTGGCTGACGGCGGCGCGAGCGGACTCCTGCATGACGTTTCCGAGCTGTCCGGTGAGAATCAGGTTCTCGTGGCCGCCGGGCACGAGCGTCGCTTCCACGAACAGGACGTCTCCGCCCGTTTCCGTCCAGGCCACACCGGTTGCCACGCCGGGACGCGACGTGCGGAACGCCACCTCTCCGTGGATGCGCGCGGGGCCGAGATATTCGGGAAGTTCACCGGCACCGACTCGAACCGGCAGGGGATCGGTTTCGCCTCGTGACCGGCTGCCTGCCACGCGTGCCGCCACCTTCCGCGCGATGGTGCCGATCTGCCGTTCGAGGCTTCTGACGCCTGCCTCGCGCGTGTACTGCGAGATGACCGCGCTCAGCGTCGTATCGTCCAGATCCACCGCGTGGAGTGGCAGGCCGTGCTCGGAGATCTGGCGCGGAATCAGGTATTGCCGCGCGATGTGGATCTTCTCGTCTTCGGTGTAGCCGGAGAGCGAGATGACCTCCATCCGGTCCAGCAGGGCAGGGTGGACGGGGCCGAGCTGGTTGGCCGTGGCGATGAAGAGCACCCGGGACAGGTCGAAGGGGATCTCGAGGTAGTGGTCGCGGAACGAGTTGTTCTGCGCGGGGTCGAGCACCTCGAGCAACGCGGCGGCCGGATCGCCCTGGAATCCAACGCCCATCTTGTCGATCTCGTCGAGCATGAACACCGGGTTTGCCGAGCCCGCCTGCTTGAGGGCCTGGATGACCCGCCCGGGCAACGCGCCGATGTACGTGCGCCGGTGGCCGCGGATCTCCGCCTCGTCGCGCACGCCGCCGAGCGAGACCCGCACGAACTTCCGGTTCATCGCCCGCGCGATCGACTGGCCGAGGGAGGTCTTGCCGACGCCCGGCGCCCCGACGAAGCAGAGGATCGGCCCCTTCATGTCGCCCTTGAGGCCGCGAACGGCGAGATACTCGACGATCCGTTCCTTGACCTTGTCGAGGTCGTAGTGGTCCTCGTCGAGGACCCGGCGGGCTTCGACCGGGTCGAGGCGGTCGGCCGTGGTAGCCGACCACGGGACCTCGAGGATCCAGTCGAGATAGGTCCGGATCATCTGGTACTCGGGCGAGGCGGGCGTCATCCGATCCAGCCGATCGACTTCGCGCGTGGCCACTGCGCCGACCTCGTCCGGCAGGTTCGCCTTCGCGATCCGTTCACGCAGGTCGGCCGACTCGACGCCCTCCTTCTCGCCGAGTTCCTCCTGGATGGCCTTCAACTGCTGCCGCAGGTAGTACTGGCGCTGTGCGTCGGTCATCTCCTGCTGCGCCTGCGACTCGATCTTCCCCTTGAGCTCCAGCAGCGCGATCTCGCGGTTCAATGCGGCCGAGACGGCCTGCAGCTTCACGAGGAGGCGGTCCTCCGCGAGCAGTTCCTGCTTGTCCTCCGCCTTCATGTCGATCAGGCTGGCCAGGAGGTACGACAGACGCAGCGGATCGTCGATGCTCATCACGATGCCGCGCAGTTCCTGCGACAGCCCGGTCGCGAGATTCAGCGCCCGGTCGATCAGCTCGCGCAGGCTGCGGACGTACGCGTCGATCTCGATCGACTGTTCGACGTCCTCCGGACGCGCGGTCAGCGTCGCGCTCATCGTCGTCTCGGTGCGCGTGACGACGGCCGTGGCCCGGGCGAGGCCCTCGATGATGACGTGAACGCCGCCGGGCGCCTTCGCCATCTGCCGGATGATGCCGACGGTGCCGACCGTGTGGACATCTCCCGGCTGGGGGTCGTCCACGTCGTTGCTCTGCAGCGAGAGGAACAACATCCGGTCGGAGGCGAGCGCGCGGTTGATCGACTCGATCGACACGGGGCGATCCACTGCGAGCGGCTGGATCGTGAGCGGGAACAAGACCGTCCGGCGCAACGGCAGCACCGGGAGCTCGGCTGGAAACTGGGACGTCGACGTGGGGGTCAGGGTCGCCATGCACTCATTGTCGCACAGTCGTTCGGGCCCCATTCCGTGGCGGTTCGCTACTCGTGCCACCACTCGACGCGCTGGCGCTCCGGCCTCCTCAACACGAACACGCCACCCAGTCCCGCCACGAACCCTGCGATGTGGGCCCAGAAGGCGATGCCGCCCTGGGTGCCGGTGGTGTGGGCGATCGATCCGACGCCTCCGAACAACTGCATCAGGAACCAGAACCCGAGGAAGAACAGCGCCGGGATTTCCACGATCTCGACGAAGATGAACAGCGGGATCAGCGTGAGGACTCGCGACTGCGGGTACAGCACGAAGTACGCGCCCATGACCCCGGCAATCGCGCCGCTCGCACCGATGGTCGGCACGTAGGAGTCGGGGCTGAACAGCGTTTGCGCGAACCCCGCGACGGCGCCGCACAGCAGGTAGAACACCAGATAGCGGCCGTGACCGAGCCGGTCCTCGACGTTGTCCCCGAAGATCCACAGGTACCACATGTTGCCCAGCACGTGGAGCCAGCCGCCGTGCAGGAACATCGACGTCATGAGGGTCACCCAACTGAACGCCGCCGGAACAATGCCGAAGTCACGCAGGAATTGCTGGCGCTCGGTGCCGGGAAGCCACAGCTCGAAGACGAACGCGGCCGCGTTGACCACGATGATTGCAACCGTGACGACCGGCGTCGTGCGCGAGGGAATGACGTCCCGAAGGGGGATCATGCAGAGAGTATAAGAGAACCCCCTCGACTTCGCCATTTCCGGCCCGTCCGTCTATAATCGAACTACATGCGACAACCGGGCAGCCCCCCGCTGCGGGTCTTCGCGGCGTTGGCCTTCGTTCTCTATCTGTTCGTGCTGCTGGGCGTCCCGGCCCTCCTGCATCCACTCGCCTGCGCGAACCATCCCCTCCCACACTGCGTGGCTTGCGGAACTGCGAACTCGGCACTGAGAGTCGATGAGCT contains:
- a CDS encoding radical SAM protein — its product is MTAPRTVFIELTSHCNMHCEFCPSDLLRRPKGTIDDATVRRFLDGLHATGARPPVMLNVLGEPLLNKRVFEYLDLLERDGHPVTLITNMTQLAAPAVRRELLRHANLTLALSLQTATRESFRLRGYPRLGVDDLIDLAYATAEDKFRYGSGTRLEIHVASTWVLHHDPSIQSDYPLDLWPNFPDEKSERRWIGKTLRRLQSFGRTMRRRYPEAYAAERARARSLYAAQIGTRIATTRAMLPPDFHRLKEDAFWGYMPLPNAFLVFKSFELWTREEAFLRRSLPAGAFVFIEENPGPQGCVMADSLGVLADGRYVLCCLDYEGDMNLGRVGDLDVGAVLAGEHRARIRADAMTEPLCRRCKGCLLVFETTPVNAAEQAVDKFGRGWWPYQPAVPGTTSQWTGDRSNAYVLVRIPASRLDVDYSPGFGAPGPATVRLESYEPEARTFTTEATVDLPGAPGERRTVQIDFPFDLGRMYRVKFDSPTFVPAEQFGGDDTRRLGVAVLDLRLRA
- a CDS encoding rhomboid family intramembrane serine protease — translated: MIPLRDVIPSRTTPVVTVAIIVVNAAAFVFELWLPGTERQQFLRDFGIVPAAFSWVTLMTSMFLHGGWLHVLGNMWYLWIFGDNVEDRLGHGRYLVFYLLCGAVAGFAQTLFSPDSYVPTIGASGAIAGVMGAYFVLYPQSRVLTLIPLFIFVEIVEIPALFFLGFWFLMQLFGGVGSIAHTTGTQGGIAFWAHIAGFVAGLGGVFVLRRPERQRVEWWHE
- the lon gene encoding endopeptidase La, which gives rise to MATLTPTSTSQFPAELPVLPLRRTVLFPLTIQPLAVDRPVSIESINRALASDRMLFLSLQSNDVDDPQPGDVHTVGTVGIIRQMAKAPGGVHVIIEGLARATAVVTRTETTMSATLTARPEDVEQSIEIDAYVRSLRELIDRALNLATGLSQELRGIVMSIDDPLRLSYLLASLIDMKAEDKQELLAEDRLLVKLQAVSAALNREIALLELKGKIESQAQQEMTDAQRQYYLRQQLKAIQEELGEKEGVESADLRERIAKANLPDEVGAVATREVDRLDRMTPASPEYQMIRTYLDWILEVPWSATTADRLDPVEARRVLDEDHYDLDKVKERIVEYLAVRGLKGDMKGPILCFVGAPGVGKTSLGQSIARAMNRKFVRVSLGGVRDEAEIRGHRRTYIGALPGRVIQALKQAGSANPVFMLDEIDKMGVGFQGDPAAALLEVLDPAQNNSFRDHYLEIPFDLSRVLFIATANQLGPVHPALLDRMEVISLSGYTEDEKIHIARQYLIPRQISEHGLPLHAVDLDDTTLSAVISQYTREAGVRSLERQIGTIARKVAARVAGSRSRGETDPLPVRVGAGELPEYLGPARIHGEVAFRTSRPGVATGVAWTETGGDVLFVEATLVPGGHENLILTGQLGNVMQESARAAVSHIRANAAAFGIDPEFMTKHDLHVHVPAGAIPKDGPSAGVTMATAILSAVRSEAVQQDVAMTGEITLSGLVLPVGGIREKALAARRHGITTFILPDRNEPDLAELPPGVRNGMRFVPARTIEEVLRVALPDAHGT
- a CDS encoding class I SAM-dependent methyltransferase; the encoded protein is MYRAEDHHWWYVGMRRITCALLDDAVGRGRPLEILDAGCGTGGAMEYIADYGRVVGCDFSAEALGFCTARGLGRLARASVDALPYPDSHFDLVVSFDVISDGDADDERALGEFARVLRPGGHLLLRLPAFSWLRGTHDAAVNVSHRFTKGELRGQLRRVGLEPTKMSYANMFLLPAAAARRLSDRLLARGAVASDLAIDVGAWNGPLASILSAEAPLIRRAGLPLGLTLIALASKA